A segment of the Fibrobacter sp. genome:
CAAGGACAAGGCTCTCGTCCCTCGCTGCGATGGCAGGTCCGTACGCCCTGTCAAGGACTAACCCCAACCATTTGAAATTACAGCCCGCAGTTCACTCCGCGGGCTGTTGTTTGTTTGAATAATCCACCCCGTGGACCTGGTCCAGGGGGTGAAATGCCACCTGGTCCAATAAAGGGTTACACCTCGTCCAAAAGACTTGCCAACCTCGCCCGCTTGTGTGCCGAACTCATTATTTTTTTTGCGGGGGAATGGATTATTTGTTATATTTGTGGGAAAATTCTAACTTTTACCACTATGCAGGAAAATGAAGGCAAATACATCTTCGGAGTTGTGAAGGTGGGGGACAAGGGCCAGATTGTTATTCCCAAGGAGGCCCGTACAGTGTACAATATCAAGCCGGGGGATGCCCTGCTTATGCTTGGAGACCAGAAAGGAATGGCACTGTTGAAGACTGATATTTTCCAAAGCGTAATAGACCAGACCATGGAGGGACTTACAAAATGAGAAAGCATTGGATAGACAATCTGCGGTGGGTAACCGTACTTCTGGTACTTTTGTACCACGTCATCTACTTCTACAACAACAAGGGCGTGTTTGGCGGAATTGGGGGCTTTGGAGAGTATCCGGATATCCCGCAGTACCAGGATATTGTGATGTACATCCTGTACCCTTTCTTCATGCCGCTTCTTTTTATCCTGGCTGGAATAAGCGCCAGGTATGCCCTGGACAAGTATTCCGCAAAGGAGTGGTTCAAGGCGCGTACGCGGAAACTGCTGGTGCCGGGGACTATCGGCCTTTTTGTTTTCCATTGGATGGTGGGATACTTCAACACGGTGGTGGCATCAAGGCAGGGCGTCTTTGACGGGGTTCCGGCAGTGGCAAAATATATAATCATGGCGGTGAGCGGCACGGGCCCTCTGTGGTTCATCCAGGTGCTGTGGCTGCTGTGCATAGTGCTTCTGATTGTGCGTGCCCTTGACAAAAAAGATAAGTTCTGGAACTGGTGCGGAAAGGCTGGTATCGTATGGGTGATTATGCTTGGGGTGCTCTTCTGGGCAGGGGAACAGACTCTTATCCGGAACCCCCGTCCGGAA
Coding sequences within it:
- a CDS encoding AbrB/MazE/SpoVT family DNA-binding domain-containing protein, which gives rise to MQENEGKYIFGVVKVGDKGQIVIPKEARTVYNIKPGDALLMLGDQKGMALLKTDIFQSVIDQTMEGLTK
- a CDS encoding acyltransferase; amino-acid sequence: MRKHWIDNLRWVTVLLVLLYHVIYFYNNKGVFGGIGGFGEYPDIPQYQDIVMYILYPFFMPLLFILAGISARYALDKYSAKEWFKARTRKLLVPGTIGLFVFHWMVGYFNTVVASRQGVFDGVPAVAKYIIMAVSGTGPLWFIQVLWLLCIVLLIVRALDKKDKFWNWCGKAGIVWVIMLGVLFWAGEQTLIRNPRPESADGLLNLYKPLFYLVPFLLGYFVFSHDEVQEKVGKAWIPLMVSAVIAGCFLIGTTFGQDNTSPEYLGSPLNSIYGWLMCLAMMGLFQARWDCTNAFSGYMTRSSYGIYIIHYLPVAAFGYMMKTYTQLPPVAMYLILAVAVFTLSPLLYEIIRRIPLIRWCVLGEKKSV